The uncultured Hyphomonas sp. genome includes a window with the following:
- the carA gene encoding glutamine-hydrolyzing carbamoyl-phosphate synthase small subunit — protein MSYMAKTQAVTSATGAIALADGTVFLGHGTGAEGIHTGELCFNTAITGYQEILTDPSYASQIVLFTFPHIGNVGANGEDNEESSDPASHAARGAIFREPITAPSNWRSAETFESWLQKRGIVGLSGVDTRAITRLIREKGMQKAAICHQPGGNIDLDALIETARAWEGLETADLAADVDTNAEFENSESLWQPETGYGHLDAPGFHVVVVDFGVKKNILRNLANVGVRATVVNGDASFEDIASHKPDGVVFSNGPGDPAATIQRSGDMIRAVIDSGLPILGICLGHQLLALALGAKTMKMAQGHHGANHPVKDLSTGKVEIVSMNHGFTVDPSTLPSGVEESHRSLFDGTNSGLAVKDRPIISVQHHPEASPGPQDSFYLFQRFADLMDKHRAGK, from the coding sequence ATGTCCTACATGGCCAAAACTCAAGCGGTGACATCAGCCACCGGAGCAATCGCCCTCGCAGACGGCACCGTTTTCCTGGGTCACGGAACGGGCGCGGAAGGCATCCACACCGGAGAATTGTGTTTTAATACAGCGATTACGGGCTATCAGGAGATCCTGACGGATCCGTCCTACGCCTCGCAAATCGTCCTCTTCACTTTTCCCCATATCGGCAATGTCGGCGCCAATGGCGAGGACAATGAAGAGTCTTCAGACCCCGCTTCCCATGCGGCCCGGGGCGCCATTTTCCGCGAGCCTATCACCGCGCCTTCGAACTGGCGGTCCGCCGAAACCTTCGAATCATGGCTGCAGAAACGCGGCATTGTCGGCCTTTCCGGTGTCGATACCCGCGCGATCACGCGGCTGATCCGCGAAAAAGGCATGCAAAAGGCAGCGATCTGCCACCAGCCGGGGGGAAATATCGACCTCGATGCGCTGATTGAGACAGCCCGTGCCTGGGAAGGCCTGGAGACAGCTGACCTGGCGGCCGATGTCGATACGAACGCAGAATTCGAAAACTCCGAGAGCCTCTGGCAGCCGGAAACCGGTTACGGGCACCTCGATGCCCCTGGCTTCCATGTCGTCGTGGTCGATTTCGGTGTCAAAAAGAACATCCTGCGCAATCTCGCCAATGTCGGCGTGCGCGCGACCGTGGTGAACGGCGACGCCTCGTTTGAGGACATCGCCTCGCACAAGCCGGACGGCGTGGTCTTCTCCAACGGGCCCGGTGATCCAGCCGCAACGATCCAGCGCTCCGGCGACATGATCCGCGCGGTCATCGACAGCGGCCTGCCGATCCTCGGGATCTGCCTCGGTCACCAATTGCTAGCCCTCGCCCTTGGCGCAAAGACAATGAAAATGGCGCAAGGCCATCACGGTGCGAACCATCCGGTGAAGGATCTCTCCACCGGCAAGGTCGAGATCGTGTCCATGAACCATGGTTTCACCGTCGACCCGTCCACCCTGCCCTCCGGCGTGGAAGAGAGCCACCGCTCGCTGTTCGACGGAACGAATTCTGGCCTCGCTGTAAAGGACCGGCCGATCATCTCGGTTCAGCATCACCCCGAAGCCAGCCCCGGCCCGCAGGACAGTTTCTACCTGTTCCAGCGGTTTGCGGATCTGATGGATAAACACCGGGCCGGAAAATAG
- a CDS encoding GatB/YqeY domain-containing protein: protein MGREDVSGLMSLKARIANALKSEIEQGQPGVRLATLRLIDCAVRDRDVCARGRGAGEGCPDADVRRVLETMVAQREVAAREHEDAGRLEEAIREREEIEIIQQFLPVPLQGKALDSAVDEIVTDLGASKLKDLGRCMSALKERYPGMIETGAAGKAVRKALSRAS, encoded by the coding sequence ATGGGCCGAGAAGATGTGAGTGGATTGATGTCGCTTAAGGCGCGCATTGCGAATGCCCTCAAATCAGAAATTGAGCAGGGCCAGCCGGGCGTTCGTCTTGCGACGCTGCGCCTGATCGATTGCGCCGTGCGCGACCGGGACGTGTGTGCCCGGGGGCGCGGGGCAGGCGAAGGCTGCCCGGATGCCGATGTTCGGCGCGTGCTCGAGACCATGGTCGCCCAGCGCGAAGTGGCGGCCCGCGAGCATGAAGATGCCGGCCGGCTCGAAGAAGCCATCCGCGAGCGTGAGGAAATCGAGATCATCCAGCAATTCCTGCCGGTTCCCCTGCAGGGCAAGGCCCTGGACTCGGCCGTGGATGAGATCGTGACAGACCTTGGTGCCTCGAAGCTCAAGGATCTCGGCCGTTGCATGAGTGCGCTCAAGGAGCGTTATCCTGGCATGATTGAGACCGGCGCCGCCGGCAAAGCTGTCCGCAAGGCGCTTTCACGCGCCAGCTGA
- a CDS encoding PRC-barrel domain-containing protein has translation MKPLLFTASAIALMMGTAACSQATSHAETTPPAATETAAATPDQVKDAHAADLKEMTRAEIEPAARDTYTMAPDELFASSLIGSEVLNPVGEEIATVADVWIGEAGDTPKLIVREGGVAGVGGTLHAIGFDNATIENVADGGEPDVRVTYSEASLESLPEFEQNGVDDYRLASEAMGTTASLAFGDTLARVNDFIMKTDGTPEYVVISDGLAATTKFVVDADTLTIEQGDGDGSLLIDVDADAFAHAKVLPADQ, from the coding sequence ATGAAACCCCTTCTTTTTACCGCCTCCGCGATCGCCCTGATGATGGGCACCGCCGCCTGTTCGCAAGCAACCAGCCATGCAGAGACAACGCCGCCGGCGGCAACGGAAACCGCTGCCGCCACGCCGGACCAGGTCAAGGACGCGCACGCTGCTGACCTGAAAGAAATGACCCGGGCTGAAATTGAGCCCGCAGCCCGCGACACATACACAATGGCGCCGGATGAGTTGTTCGCTTCCAGCCTGATCGGATCTGAAGTCCTGAACCCCGTCGGCGAGGAAATCGCCACCGTGGCAGACGTCTGGATTGGCGAAGCCGGTGACACGCCGAAACTGATCGTCCGTGAAGGCGGCGTGGCCGGCGTTGGCGGCACGCTTCATGCCATCGGGTTCGACAATGCGACGATCGAGAACGTCGCCGACGGGGGCGAGCCGGACGTGCGCGTGACCTATTCTGAAGCGTCGCTGGAAAGCCTCCCGGAATTCGAACAGAATGGCGTGGATGATTATCGCCTGGCATCCGAAGCCATGGGCACGACGGCCTCGCTTGCCTTTGGTGACACGCTTGCCCGGGTGAACGATTTCATCATGAAAACGGACGGCACGCCGGAATACGTCGTCATCTCTGACGGTCTGGCCGCAACGACGAAATTCGTCGTCGATGCCGATACGCTGACCATCGAACAGGGTGACGGTGATGGCAGCCTGTTGATCGATGTCGATGCAGACGCCTTTGCCCACGCCAAAGTGCTGCCGGCCGATCAATAA